GGAGCGAATCGAAACCGCGAGATGCATCCGAGGCCCGGGGCGCATCGAAGCCACGCGACGACTCCGGCGCGCGCACCGGCTCGTAGCTCGGCAGGGGCTCCGGGGCGCGAGCCGCGTCGAACGCGGGGCGGCTGCCGTTCGACGGCGTCGTGACTCCAGGCCGCGCCGACGCCAGGGACGGCATCGCGGCGGTGGGGCGCTGTCCCTCCGGGATGCGTGCTTCCGCGGCGCGAAGCTCGGCTCCCGCGGAGCGGCCTCCTTCCGGGATGGGCTCCGGCCACGGATAGGGGCTCTCGGGAAGCTCCTCGTCATCGGCGAACGGGCCGTCCGGCGGAGGCGGCGGCTCCATGAACGGCAGCGACTCACCCGCTGATTCGAACCGCCCCGCCCCGGCGTCGAAGGAAGGCATCGGCGGAGGCGCCACCGGCCGCGACGCATCCACCGGCACGAAGGGCACGGGCCCATCCGCGGGCCGCACGGCGGGAATCGACGCCATCGGCGGAGGCGGAGGCGGAGGCGGCACACCCCGCGGGCCCACCGAATCGGAGAAGGGCAGCGAAGCCCCCCGCCCCACCGGCACGTCCGGCACCGGAGGCGCGTCGCGCGACGGCAGCCCTGGATCCGCGGACGGCAGCGACGTGGCGCGAGGCGCGGTGGGCTCGTGCGCCTCGGAGGCCGGCAGCGCGTCCGCCCGGGGCGCGGTGGGCTCTCCCAGCAGCGGGGCGGAAGCCTCCGCCTCCACGGCGCGGTCGGAAGGCAACCGGATGGCCGGCAGGCCCTCGAGGATGGTGGGCCGGTCCATCGCGTCCTGGCGGACCTCCACCGTGGGCGACGGCTCCGACGACGCGGGGCTGGGCCGCATCTTCGCGCGGGCCGCTTCCTCCAGCGCCTCCACCGGGAACGCGGGACGCGTGGACTCGTCCACCACCACGCCAGGGCGCGTCTCACCGTCGTCGCGCGCGCCGCCGCCGTCCTCGCGGCTCCGGGGCGTGGGGTGGAAGGACAGGGGCTCCACCGGACCATCCAGGCGGATGGTCTTGGCCGGCAGCGAGGGCGCCTGCATCGTCGGGCGCGGCGCGGGGGCCAGCGATTCGTACGTGCCGCTGGCGCGCACGTCGCGAGACACCTCGCGCAGGGACGTCAGCAGGCGGCGCTCGGACTGGTAGTCCGCGGAGAACAGGTCGCGCATGAACTTGCTGACGCTCTCCGGGCCCGCGCTGGTGTCGATCTCCATCAGGCACGCCTGCAGGCGCCCCCGGAAGTCCTCCGCGTTCTGGAAGCGCTGGGAGGGATCCACCGCCAGCGCCTTCGCCACCAGCTGCGACACCGCCGGCGGCGTCAGCGGCTCCACCTCACTGAGCGGCGCCACCTTCGGGTTCGCCACCGCGGACATCAGTTCGCCCGGCGGAAGCGCGTCGAAGGGGTTCTTGCCGGAGATGAGCTCGTAGAGGCACAGGCCCACCGCGTACAGGTCGCTGCGGCGGTCCACCGGCTGGTGCCGGGCCTGCTCGGGCGACATGTAGAGGAACTTGCCCAGGATGATGCTGGGGTTCGTCTTCGCCGCCGACAGCCGGCTCTTGGCCAGGCCGAAGTCGATGACCTTCACCTCCCCCTCGTAGGAGATGAGGATGTTCTGCGGAGAGATGTCCCGGTGGACGAGCTTCAGCTCCTTCTCTTCCTCGTCCCGCTTGCGGTGCGCGTACGCCAGCGCGTCCAGCACCCGGCCCATCACGTACAGCACGAAGGTGAGCGGCAGCGGCGTCTGCCGGTCCCGCACGCGCGCGGCCACCTTGCGCAGGTCCTTGCCGTCCACGTACTCGAGGGCCATGTAGGCCTCGCCCTCGTGCACGCCCATGTCCAGCACCTGCGCGATGGAGCCGTGCCCCAGCCGCACCAGCGTGCGCGCCTCACCCACGAAGCGGTCGACGAAGTCCTGGTCCTCCGCGAACTGCGGGAGGATCTTCTTGATGACGCACAGCTTCTCGAAGCCCTGCGCGCCCTCCAGGCGGGCGAGGTAGATCTCCCCCATGCCGCCGGTGGCCAGATGCGACAGGAGCGTATACCGGCCGAAGGGCTGCGGCCGGAAGGGACGCAATCGGGCGGGCTGGGTCGAAGAGTTCATGCGGTGCGGGGGTCCACCACGGGTAGCGCATTGAACCCCGGGCAGGGGGCCCGCTTCAACCCGTCAACCGGCCGCGCCGGCCGCCTCACCGGATACCGGGGTTGGTCAGCATGCCCATGTCCTCTTCAATCACCTCGAAAACCGCGACCTTGTCCCGGGGAGGCCTCACCACCCGCTCGCCCAGGGGCATCACGTCGAAGCGGGCCCCGGTGGCCGCCAGCAGCTTGCCGGTCATCAGCACCTGGCCGGGCGCCGCGGTGGAGGCCAACCAGCCTGCCACCCCCATGCCCTCCCCCACGGCGCTGTACTCCGTGCGGGCCTCGGTGCCGATCATCCCCACCAGCGCCTTGGTGGAGTGCAGGGCGATCCGCAGGTCGCACCGCTCGTCCTGGGGCCTGCGGGCCATGCCCCGCTCCCAGTCCGCGCGCAGGGCCAGCGCCGCGCGCACCGCGCGGACCGCGTCATCGCCCTTGGCGTAGGGCACGCCGAAGAGGGCGCGCATGGACTCGCCCATGAAGCCTTCGACGGTGGCCTCGAAGCTGAAGACGATGCCGCTCATGCGCGCGTGGAAGTCGTTGAGCAGCTGCGTGGCTCGCGCCGCGCCCAGCCGGCCAATGACGGCGCCGAAGTCCGCCAGCTCCGCGTGCAGCACGGTGAGGTTCTTCTCCTCCAGGCCCGGCAGCTTGCCGCCCGTGCGCTGGGCCTCGGCGGAGCGGCGCTCGGCCACCTCCGGCGAGTGGAAGCGCTCCAGGTTGCGCCGCATCCGGTCCGTGCTGGAGCCGTCGCGCACGGCGAAGCGCTGCACGCCGCTGGCCACCAGGTGGGCCACCGCGGTGCACGCGTCCAGCATCAGCTCCAGGCTGGTGTCGCCCCCGCCGGGCACGTTGACGTAGAGCACACCCGTGAAGGGCGGCTCCGTGCCGATGGGGATGCACAGCACCCGGTCCACGCCGTACATGATGACGCTCTCGCGTCCGGCGAAGCGGCGGTCGTCCTTCACGTCGCCCACCGCGATCGCGCGGCCCTGGCGGATGGCCTCGTCCACGATGGCGTCCGACACGGGCACTTCGCCCTTGGCCAGCCGTCCCCGGTGGCGCACCGCCGCGGGCACCAGCGGCCCGGTGGCGTGCTTGAGCAGCACCACCGCCGTCGTCGCGTCGGTGCGCTCCAGGAGCCGGTCCATCGCGGACTCCAGGAACGCGGTCAGCGTGCGCGCGGTGGCCAGCGCCTCCGCGGCGTGCACCAGCAGCACCAGCGTCTCGTACGACACGCGCGGGCTGGCGATGGCGGAGCCCGCGGGCACGGGCGAGGGACCGGAGAACGCGTCGTCGAACGGCAGCGGCCCCACGTTGTCCAAGAGGCGCAGCACGTCCGCGTCCTTGACGTTCTTGGCCAGCAGCACGGACGGGCCCACGTCCGTGCCGTGCCCGAAGCGCACGACGCCGCCCGCGCCCAGGTCCATCATCTCCGTGGCGGCGTTCTCCACCGTGTGCGGCTGGCGCACCGCCAGGGTGTTCTCCCCCAGCGTCACGGTGTCGCCCGCGTTCAGGTGCTTGCTGCCCTGGAGCGGAGAGCCATTCACCCGGCTGCCGTTCCGGCTGCCCAGGTCCTCGATGCGCAGCACGTCACCTTCGACGTAGAGCCGCGCGTGCCGGCGCGACACCAGGTCGCCGCCCAGCACGATGTCGTTCTCGTCCGCACGGCCGAGGCTGGTGACGCCCTCCGGCAGGTCGTACGACGTGTCGAAGTAGCCGGGCCCGTTGATGATGATCTGCCACATCGGGCGCAAGACATTACACGACCTCCCAATCTTCCGAGAGTCCGAGACGCTTTCCCGTGGAAGACGGGCATCCGGCCGAGGCCCCGGCCGCCCTCCCGCGTCGCGTCATACCCGGGGCGCCCGCCCGATGCTGGGGTCGGAGTTCACCTGGGGCGGTGGATGAAGAGGGAATCACCCACGCGCAGCGTGCGGAATGCCGTCAGCGGGCGGGACGCGGGGCCCTGGAGCACGCTGCCGTCCAGACCGAAGCGCGAACCGTGACAGGGGCACTCCACCGCCCCGAGCGCGCCGTCCCAGGCCACCGCGCAGTCGCCATGGGTGCAGGTGCGCCACACGGCCCGGTAGCAGCCGTCCCCCGCGTGCACCACCACCACGTCCAGGAGCGCCTCCGGGACGCGGACGGCGGCGTGGCCTCCGGGCTCGCGCAGGGCGGGGTGCAGGGAGAGCGGGACCTCCACCCAGCCGTCCTCGGGCGTGCCGGGGACGCCGGTGTCGCCGCACTCCGCCGGGGCCGGGTCCGGAGCGGGCAGCACCACGGCCTCGCGCCAGTCGCCGCCGCAGCCCAGCGCGGCCAGGGCGCAGGTGCCGCGCAGGAGCGTGCACAGCACCTGGCGGCGCTCCACCCCACCCGCCTCCGCGTCTTCGGAAGGCAGGTGGGGCGCGCGCGTGCTCACGGCACGCCGCCGTCGGGGAGCTGGCCGTTCACCACCGACAGCGCATCCAGGTCGAAGCCGCCGGACGTGCCGCCGTAGCTGTTGAGCCCCGTGTCGGTGAGGCGCACGAAGCGCGCACGGGAGAGTCCCACGTCCGCCAGGTCGAAGCCGTCCCCGCCCGCCACGGCCGGGTCGGTGGGGGACACGCCGTTGTCCGGGGCAGAGAGCACCGGGTGCGTGCCGGCACAGCCCGGGTAGCCGCCGTCCTTGTCGGTGGCGGCGCACGGGAAGTCGAACCAGGTGACGCCGTCGTCGCTGACGGACACGCGGGCCGTCTCCGCGAAGATGTCGCCGCCGTACTTCTGGAAGGCGTTCTCGAAGACGAGCAGGTCCACGCCCGGGCCGTCCACCGCGAACAGGTCGGTGAACTCCAGGGTGATGGAGCCGCCCCGCCCCAGCGACAGCACGTCGAGCGAGCCCGTGTTCTGTCCCGCCCCCACGGGCGGCCCGAGCACGATGTCCGGGAAGCGGTCCTGCCCGAAGCCGGCCGAGTCGCCGAACTGATACGCCGTCACGCGGTCCGCGAACGGATCCACCGGCCGCGAGCCCGCGTCGACACCGGCATCGACATCCGTGCCAGCGTCGACCTCCGAGCCTGCATCGGGGACACCGGCATCCGCGTGGGTGCCGGCATCCACGAGGTCCTCACCCGGAAGCGGACCGGGCTCCGGGTCGCCCGTGCACGCGCCCAGGGTCAGCAGCGCGCCGAGCGCGAGCAGCGGGCGCTTCATCACTGGCCCTGCCGGATGCGCACGAGGCGGCGGCCGTTGACGTCCTTCACGCCCACGAGCAGGTCCGCGCCCAGCGACGACAGCAGGTCCACGGTCGTGCACGCATCCGCGGCGTTGAGCACCGCCTCGCGCGAGCCCACGCTGACGGGCTGGCCGCCTCCCAGTCCGGGCGTGAGCGAGAAGCGCGACACGTCGGTGACGCCGAAGCCCGTGGCGCCGTAGCCACCGCGCACCACCGCCACGCCGTTGCCGAAGCCCGCGGCGGCGTTGAAGTCAGAGCCCACGTCCACCTTCGGCTCGTTCGTGAGCACCACCGGCGTGCGCGAGGCCAGCGCTGCGTCCAGCTTGGTGCTGGACACGGCGTGGGCCACGTTCACGTACGTGTCCGCCTCCGAGTAGCCGAACACCGCGATGCCGTTGCCCGCGACGGCGGTGAAGCCGCTGGCGCCCACCTGCGCCGGGAAGTCCACCACCTTCGCGGCGGAGTAGGGCTTGGAGGAGGTCACCAGCGCGTAGATGCCCAGGTCGCCCGTCACCGTGTCCAGGCCGCCGCCGTTGATGAAGAACGTGTCCGTGGTGCCCGCGGCGGTGTAGTTGGCCGGAGCGTCGAGGTAGGTCGCCGCGTCGCGCGTGGATGGATCCAACAGCGCCACGGTGCCCGGGAAGCCCGCGCCGGACTTCGTGTAGCCCGCGAGCAGGCGCGTGCCGTCATAGGCCAGGAAGTAGGACGGGAAGGTGTCGGCCGCGTTGGCGCGGTCCGCGGGCGCGAGCACCGTTTCGAGCGCCGCGTCCCCCAGCTTCACGTCCGGCCAGGTCCCCAGCGCGAAGAAGTCGCGGCCCGTGGCCGTCGTGCGCAAGCCGAAGAGCGAATACGTGGGGCCGGGCGTGGACACCACCGCCACTACTTCCGAAGACAGGTCCGCGGACTCCGCGACGCTGAAGCCCGCCTGGAGCTGGAGCGTGCCCAGCACCTGCTCGCGAGGCAGCGGGGCGCAAGCGACCGTGCCGCCGTCCGTGCCCGCATCCGTGCCGGTGCCGCCGTCGGTCTCCGTGCCCGCGTCGGTCTCCGTCCCCGCGTCGGTGTTGGTGCCCGCGTCGTCCTCTTCGATGTCGACGATGACCTGGGTGCACAGCTCCTCGACGCAGGCCCAGGCCTGGCCCGCCGGGGCCGCGCCCTTGTCGCGGCAGTCGAAGGAGTCCACGCACTCCTCGCCGCAGCCCGTGCCGCCCAGCACCACCGCCAGCAGGGCGCCCATCAGCGCCGCGCGCTGGCCCTTCGTACCCATCCGCTTCATGTCGGTCCGCATCGAGTCCTCGCTCCTGGCCTTCCCGCACGAAAGGCGGAAAAAAGGCATTGCCCTGGCGGGAGGCTGCGCGGACGGAAGGCACCGGACCGCCAGACGCGCATCGCACCCGGGTGGTCTGCCTTCGCCGTCAGCTCCCCGCGGAGATTCCGGTCTGTCGCCGGGCCCTCCGTGGGGAGGACGCCGGGTCGTCGCCAGGTCTTCGGACTCGCGGGGACGGCGTTCGTGTGAACGCCGTTCCTGCTCACCGCTGCGGGGCAGTCCCGGACTCGCACCGGGTTCCCTGGAAGCCCTCCCGCCCCATGGCGGGAAGGCATCGATGACGGGGCGGGACTATGGCGACCCCGGGGCAAAGTCAATGCGCCGCGGGTTCAGCGCGGCGATCGACAGGGCGAACGCGTGGGAATGAGGACGCTTACTGCGCGTCACGGATGCGGACGAGCCGCGTACCGTTCTTGTCCTGCAGCTTGACGAGCAGGTCCGAACCCATGGGGATCATCGTCGAAACCAGGGTGCACTGGTTCGGGAAGGTGAGGACAGGCTCGGGGGCTCCCACCGTGACGGTCGCGCCCGCATCCGTCACCGTGAAGGCGAAGCGGGAGACATCCGTGAAGACGAAGTTGAAGTCGGGCGGGGCGATGTCGCCGCGCAGCACCACGACGCCTTCGCCCATCGCGGAGACGGGGCCCAGGAAGCTGTCCACCTCGGGAGCATCCGCCACGGCGAACGGCGTCCCCGTGTCGAGCGCCTGTGCCATCACGGCCGGTGCCACCGCGTGGCCGTGGTAGCGATTGTCCGACGGGGAGAGGTAGCTGAGCATCGCGACGCCGTTGCTGGAGACGCTGATGGCGCCACCGCCGTTGTTGTTTTCGGGGAACGTGCCGACCTTGTGGGCGGTGAACGGAGAGGCGTCTGTCTTGAGCGCGTAGACGCTCCGCCCCTCGGCCACGGTGTCCAGGCTATCGCTGACGGTGAGGAACAGGCCGGGGGCGGCGCCCGCGTAGAGGATGCTGGGCGCAGGGAGATAGGTGGAGGAGGCCGACGTGGCGAGGTCGTGGACCCCCACGGCCCCGGCTGCAGGTGCAATCCCTCCGCTGGGACGCATGTAGCCGGTGAGGAGGCGCTGGCCATCCGTCACGAGCGCGCTGGCGACCCAGCCTGGGGTCGTGCCGCGATCCGCGGGAGCGAGCACGTCGAACAGCGGCGTCGCCCCCAGCTCCACCTGAGGCCAGGTCCCCAGCGAGTACACCCCAGGCTCGTCGGTGGACGGCCAACCCCCAATCACCGTGTAGAGCGAATACGTGGGGCCGGGCGTGACGACGATCTGGCCAGCGTTGGCCAGGCCAGGCACCGCTGCGGATTCGCCAGCCACGTAGCCCGTCTGAAGCTGGAGTGTGCCCAGCTTCGGGTCATACGTGGCGCTCGCGCACGGGTCGGGGTCCGGCGTCGGCTCCGGCTCGGTCCCCGCGTCCGGATCCGGCTCGGTCCCCGCGTCGGTCTCCGTCCCCGCGTCCGTCTGCGTGCCCGCGTCCGTTTCTGTCCCCGCGTCCGTCTGCGTGCCCGCGTCGGTGTTGGAGCCCGCGTCGGTCTCCGTGCCCGCGTCGGTGTTGGTGCCCGCGTCGTCCTCTTCGATGTCGACGACGACCTGGGTGCACTTCTCCTCGACACAGGCCCAGGCCTGGCCCGCCGGTGCCGCGCCCTGGTCGCGGCAGTCGAAGGTGTCCACACACTCCTCGCCGCAGCCCGTGCTCCCCAGCACCAGCATCACCGCCAGCAGGGTGCCCATCAGTGCCGCGTGCTTCCCCTTCTTGCCCATCCACATCGTGTTGCTTCGCATCCGCGTCCTCGCTCCTTGCCCGTGAGCCTTGATGGCGAACGGGTATCGGTGGCGAGGAGGACGGTACGCGGAGTCACTGACGCGGGCAGCGACTCAACTCGCGGAAGCGGGAAGGCATCGCTGATGGGCGGGACGATGGCGCCCAGTTCAAGGTTCACGCGGCGTGGGTCCGGCGCGGCGGT
This DNA window, taken from Corallococcus coralloides DSM 2259, encodes the following:
- a CDS encoding ubiquinol-cytochrome c reductase iron-sulfur subunit, whose protein sequence is MSTRAPHLPSEDAEAGGVERRQVLCTLLRGTCALAALGCGGDWREAVVLPAPDPAPAECGDTGVPGTPEDGWVEVPLSLHPALREPGGHAAVRVPEALLDVVVVHAGDGCYRAVWRTCTHGDCAVAWDGALGAVECPCHGSRFGLDGSVLQGPASRPLTAFRTLRVGDSLFIHRPR
- a CDS encoding FHA domain-containing protein; this translates as MWQIIINGPGYFDTSYDLPEGVTSLGRADENDIVLGGDLVSRRHARLYVEGDVLRIEDLGSRNGSRVNGSPLQGSKHLNAGDTVTLGENTLAVRQPHTVENAATEMMDLGAGGVVRFGHGTDVGPSVLLAKNVKDADVLRLLDNVGPLPFDDAFSGPSPVPAGSAIASPRVSYETLVLLVHAAEALATARTLTAFLESAMDRLLERTDATTAVVLLKHATGPLVPAAVRHRGRLAKGEVPVSDAIVDEAIRQGRAIAVGDVKDDRRFAGRESVIMYGVDRVLCIPIGTEPPFTGVLYVNVPGGGDTSLELMLDACTAVAHLVASGVQRFAVRDGSSTDRMRRNLERFHSPEVAERRSAEAQRTGGKLPGLEEKNLTVLHAELADFGAVIGRLGAARATQLLNDFHARMSGIVFSFEATVEGFMGESMRALFGVPYAKGDDAVRAVRAALALRADWERGMARRPQDERCDLRIALHSTKALVGMIGTEARTEYSAVGEGMGVAGWLASTAAPGQVLMTGKLLAATGARFDVMPLGERVVRPPRDKVAVFEVIEEDMGMLTNPGIR
- a CDS encoding serine/threonine protein kinase — translated: MNSSTQPARLRPFRPQPFGRYTLLSHLATGGMGEIYLARLEGAQGFEKLCVIKKILPQFAEDQDFVDRFVGEARTLVRLGHGSIAQVLDMGVHEGEAYMALEYVDGKDLRKVAARVRDRQTPLPLTFVLYVMGRVLDALAYAHRKRDEEEKELKLVHRDISPQNILISYEGEVKVIDFGLAKSRLSAAKTNPSIILGKFLYMSPEQARHQPVDRRSDLYAVGLCLYELISGKNPFDALPPGELMSAVANPKVAPLSEVEPLTPPAVSQLVAKALAVDPSQRFQNAEDFRGRLQACLMEIDTSAGPESVSKFMRDLFSADYQSERRLLTSLREVSRDVRASGTYESLAPAPRPTMQAPSLPAKTIRLDGPVEPLSFHPTPRSREDGGGARDDGETRPGVVVDESTRPAFPVEALEEAARAKMRPSPASSEPSPTVEVRQDAMDRPTILEGLPAIRLPSDRAVEAEASAPLLGEPTAPRADALPASEAHEPTAPRATSLPSADPGLPSRDAPPVPDVPVGRGASLPFSDSVGPRGVPPPPPPPPMASIPAVRPADGPVPFVPVDASRPVAPPPMPSFDAGAGRFESAGESLPFMEPPPPPDGPFADDEELPESPYPWPEPIPEGGRSAGAELRAAEARIPEGQRPTAAMPSLASARPGVTTPSNGSRPAFDAARAPEPLPSYEPVRAPESSRGFDAPRASDASRGFDSLRAAEPSRGFDAPRAAEPARAVEARIPEGQRPTAAMPSLASSRPGVTTPSNGNRPAPAPVPLPAYAAPTIQVPSIQSSRSFEAEEDSRDSEPLDSGPAPRPTMQDTRPSEDLVSVDARALEADSSVPYISADPDDASAAREGNADTHPRISMPRASRREEPQARVMLDEALLREASSSTGKREADTGPTAPARGKTGSRRAVRGSSPSTPPPRSSTASSMRAVTRAPAPAADPDESSTARATRDDATRRKAMPVRPEPSEPPRASRREPTPVKKGGGLRSALVFILLMVVALSIVGAGLYFVPELRVAVGLERSRTSTPPPPTPVQQIPTRPAPPQGRPPSAGQDTPAATQDTPPAQNVAAAPTSVPAEPTPPAAESAQAPTGPDSADAEELDAMLGNDAPAEGAAAPASKKAAPARPGKRAAATRAAPKQSNLPPELAREWAQTKELFEKLENKHSCTAMGMQCNLYEKLSDDFAEGGSRTPTLKAVKSLHGQLKDVQRRQE